The sequence GTCGAGCGGTCCCGGCACGGCGACGCCCACCCCGAGCACCGGCGGCGCCCCGTCCCCCCGCACGGCGGCGACCGCCCCGGCGGCGGCCGCCAGCACCTCGTCCGCCGGGGCCCCGAAGTCGAGCGGAGCCGTACGGCTCGCGGCAACGGCGCCCGCGAGGTCGACGAGCACCGCGGTCAGCCCGTCGCGGTCCAGGTGCAGCCCCACCGCGTACCCGGCCTCGGGGACCAGCCGCAGCACGGTGCGGGGCTTGCCGCCGGTGGAGGCGCGGCGGCCCGCCTCGGCGGCCAGGCCCTCGGCGCGCAGCCGGGCGGTGATCTTGCTGACGGCCTGCGGGGTGAGCCCGGTGCGCTCGGCGAGTTCGAGCCGGCTGATGCCGCGCTCGCCCGCGACCCGCAGCAGGTCGAGGACGAGGGCCGCGTTGTGGCTGCGCAGGGTGGGGAGGTTGGCGCCGCTGTTGCTCCTGTTCACCCACCCATTGTCGCCCGCGCTTGCACTTTGGCAACAGCGTTGCCAAAGTGGAGCCATGACCTCCCCCACCTCCCCCGAGACCTCCGGCTCCCCCCTGCGCGTCGGACTCGTCGGCTACGGCCTGGCGGGGTCCGTCTTCCACGCCCCGCTGATCACGGCGACCGACGGCCTCGTCCTGGACACCGTCGTCACCCGCGACGAGGAGCGCCGCGCCGAGGCCCGTGCCGCCTACCCGGACGTACGGTTCGCCGCCTCGCCCGACGAGCTGTGGCAGCGGGCGGACGAGCTGGACCTGATCGTCATCGCGTCACCGAACAGGACACACGTACCGCTGGCGAAGGCGGCGCTCGAAGCCGGGCTGCCCGTCGTCGTGGACAAGCCCGTCGCGGGCACGGCGGCCGAGGCGCGCGAGCTGGCGGCGCTGGCCGGGGAGCGCGGGCTGCTGCTCTCGGTCTTCCAGAACCGCCGCTGGGACAACGACTTCCTCACCCTGCGCGCGCTCCTCGCGGACGGCGCCCTGGGCGAGGTCCAGCGCTTCGAGTCGCGGTACGAGCGCTGGCGCCCGCGGCTGAAGGGCGGCTGGCGCGAGTCGGGCGACCCGCGCGAGATCGGCGGGCTGCTGTACGACCTGGGCAGCCATGTCGTCGACCAGGCGCTGACCCTGTTCGGCCCGGCGGCCCAGGTGTACGCGGAGACCGACCTGCGGCGGCCGGGCGCGGCGGCCGACGACGACACCTTCGTGGCGGTCACGCACACCTCGGGCGTCCGCTCGCACCTGTACGTGAGCGCGACGACGGCCCAGCTCGGCCCGCGTTTCCGCGTGCTCGGGTCCGCCGCCGGCTTCGTGAAGCACGGCCTCGACCCCCAGGAGGCCGCCCTGCGCGAGGGCGCCCGGCCGGGCGGTGACGCGCCGTGGGGCGAGGAGCCCGAGGAGCTGTGGGGCCGGCTCGGCGCGGGCGAGTCCCCGCTCACGGGCGGCGGCACCCCGGTCCGTACGCTCCCGGGCGACTACCCGGCGTACTACGCGGCGGTCGCGGACGCGCTGCGCGGGAAGGGCGACAATCCGGTGACCGCCCTCCAGGCCGCCGAGGCGCTGGACGTCCTGGAGGCAGCCCGCCGCTCGGCCCGCGAGGGGATCACCGTCACCCTGCGGCCCGCCGGCACCTCCGCCCACGCATCCGAGGAGCAGCCCGTATGAACCCCACCGCTCCGACCATCTCCGAGCTGATCGCCCAGGAGCGCAGGCTGACCCTGCCGCACTTCGGCTACGACGACGCCTACGCGCTCGGCGGCCTGCTGGTCGCCCTGGCCCGGGAGCGGCACGCCCCGGTCGCGATCGACATCCGGCGCGGGGCGCAGCAGCTGTTCCACGCCGCGCTGCCCGGGTCGAGCGCCGACAACGACGCGTGGATCGACCGCAAGCGCCGGGTCGTCGAGCGGTACGGGGAGAGCTCGTACCTGGTGGGGACGCGGTTCCGGGCGAAGGGGACGACGTTCGACGAGGCGTCCCGGCTCGACCCGGACGTGTACGCGGCGCACGGCGGCTCGTTCCCGATCGCCGTCGAGGGCGCGGGTGTCATCGGCTCGGTGACGGTCTCGGGCCTGCCGCAGGCGGAGGACCACGCGCTGGTGGTGGAGGCGCTGGAGCAGTTCGCGTCGCGCATCGGCGGCTGACGTACGCGGAGGGGCGGGGTCCGCATAGGACAGACCCCACCCCTCCGATGTATCAGGGCGCTCTACGCGTCCTTCAGCTCCTGCCGCTGCCGGCCCAGGCCGTCGATCTCCAGCTCGACGACGTCGCCCGCCCGCAGATAGGGCTTGGGCTCGGGCTGCCCCATGGCCACGCCGGCCGGGGTGCCGGTGTTGATCACGTCGCCCGGGTAGAGCGTCATGAACCGGCTCAGATAGCGGACGACCTCGCCGACGGGGAAGATCTGGTCGGCGGTCGTGCCGTCCTGCCTGAGCTCGCCGTTGACCCAGAGCTTCAGCGGGAGGGCCTGCGGGTCGGGGACCTCGTCGGCGGTCACCAGCCAGGGGCCCAGCGGGTTGAACGTCTCGCAGTTCTTGCCCTTGTCCCAGGTGCCGCCGCGCTCGATCTGGAACTCGCGCTCGGAGACGTCGTGCGCGACCGCGTAGCCGGCGACATGGGCCAGCCCCTCCTCGGCCGTCTCCAGGTAGCGCGCGGTGCGCCCGATGACGACGGCGAGCTCGACCTCCCAGTCGGTCTTCACGCTGCCGCGCGGCACGAGCACGGTGTCCTCGGGCCCGACGACGGTGTCCGGGGCCTTGAAGAAGAGGATCGGCTCGTCCGGTATCGCCGCCCCGGTCTCCGTGGCGTGGTCGTGGTAGTTCAGCCCGATGCACACGATCTTGCCGATCCGGGCGAGCGGCGGACCCACCCGCAGCCCCTCGGCGTCGAGCGCCGGCAGCCCGTCGGGGGCCGCCGCTGCGGCGCGCACCCGGGCGAGCGCGTCCTCATCGGCGAGCAGCGCGCTGTCGATGTCGGGGACGACTCCCGACAGGTCACGCAGGGTTCCGTCCTCGTCCAGCAGCGCCGGTCGTTCCGCGCCTGCCGTACCCACACGAAGCAGCTTCACGCGTCTTTCTCTCCTCGGTCGGGGTCAGGCCCGTCGGATGGGTGGCGGCCATCGCAGGCTTGTCCGATCCTCCAAGACATCCGATCACTCCGCAAGACCCTGTTCACCACCTGGACCGGCGCCGGTCCGGCCCGGTTACGCGGCCGTGGCGACCGCGGCGCCCGGAGCGGGCATGTCGCGGTACAGGAAGGCCCGCTCGATCGCGGTCCAGGTGGTGCTGGTGACGACGTACAGCGCGGCGGCCAGCGGCACGAAGGCGACGGTGAAGAGGGTGAAGAAGGACATCAGCGGCATGAGCTTGTTCATCGCGCCCATGCCCGGCATCGGCTGCCCGTCGGGGCCGGTGGCCGGGGTGACCGGGTTGGCGGCCATCTGGCGCTTCGTGCGCCCGTAGTTGAACGTGGCGACGGCGGCCACGATCGCGAAGAGGCCCAGGTAGACGAGGCCCTGCGCGCCGAACATCCCGCCGTGCGCGAGGGCGTCGTGCCAGCGCTCGCCGAGCGGCGCGTCGAAGAGCTGGTGGCCGAGGAGCTCGTTGGCCTTGCCGCCGATCTTCTGGCTGGAGAAGAGGTGGTACAGCAGGAAGAACGCCGGCATCTGGAGCAGGCTCGGCAGGCAGCCGGAGAACGGCGAGACCTTCTCCTCGCGGTGCAGCTCCATGAGCGCCTTCTGCATCTTCTCGCGGTCCTTGCCGTGCTTCTTGCGCAGCTCGGCGATCTGCGGCTGGAGCCGTCGCTGCGCCTTCTGCCCCCGTGCGGCGGCCCGCGAGAGCGGGTGCACGGCGAGCCGGACGAGCGCGGTGAACAGGACGATCGCGGCGGCGGTGGACGCGTTCTGGAAGAGCGGGTGCAGCAGATCGGCGAGGGCGCCGACCAGGCTGGCGAAAGCGGACATGAAGGCGGACATGGGTGAGCCCTCCGGGGTCTCGTCATGCGGGAAGCGAGGAGAACGTGCTTCGGCGTGACGGGTCCGCGAAGGGGTCGGTGCGCCCTTACGCGGCCGTCAGGAGGGCACGGCCCGGGGCTCGGGGACGGCGGCGCCCCTGGGCGTCCGGGTCCCGTTGCGGGAGGAACGCGGTGCGCTTCTCCCGGTCGCGCATGGCGGTGCGCACCCGGGTGCGGGGCACCGGGGTGGCGCAGCGGGCGCTGATGACCGAGCAGGCGACGAGCGCGGTGCCGGCGGCCGCGGTGGCGGCGAGCGCGACGGCGGCGGAGAGGCTTCCGCCCTCGGCGAGGAGCACCTCGGTGAGGAGGAAGAGGAGCAGCCCCGCGGGGCGCAGGACGCGGGAGAGACCGCCGCGTACGCGGTTCATGGCGCTGGTGTCCATGGACGGTGCCTCCCTTCCCTGCTCGCTCCTGCCGTCCATCCGTTATACACGATGACCCGACGCCGTCAACGTACATTGACGGCGTCTCCACACGCCCACGCGCGCGGCTCAGCCCGCCCCCACCGGCGCCTCCAGCTCGTCCCGGGCCAGCACCTCGTCGTCCGGCCGTTCGTCGCGCTCGCGCGGACCGGCGTACGTCACCGCGAGCGCGACGGCCAGGTTGGCGGCGAGGGCGACGATGCCCGCGTTCACGCCCCACACCGGGTCGTTCTCCGTGAAC is a genomic window of Streptomyces sp. NBC_00708 containing:
- a CDS encoding Gfo/Idh/MocA family oxidoreductase, translating into MTSPTSPETSGSPLRVGLVGYGLAGSVFHAPLITATDGLVLDTVVTRDEERRAEARAAYPDVRFAASPDELWQRADELDLIVIASPNRTHVPLAKAALEAGLPVVVDKPVAGTAAEARELAALAGERGLLLSVFQNRRWDNDFLTLRALLADGALGEVQRFESRYERWRPRLKGGWRESGDPREIGGLLYDLGSHVVDQALTLFGPAAQVYAETDLRRPGAAADDDTFVAVTHTSGVRSHLYVSATTAQLGPRFRVLGSAAGFVKHGLDPQEAALREGARPGGDAPWGEEPEELWGRLGAGESPLTGGGTPVRTLPGDYPAYYAAVADALRGKGDNPVTALQAAEALDVLEAARRSAREGITVTLRPAGTSAHASEEQPV
- a CDS encoding DUF6412 domain-containing protein, which encodes MDTSAMNRVRGGLSRVLRPAGLLLFLLTEVLLAEGGSLSAAVALAATAAAGTALVACSVISARCATPVPRTRVRTAMRDREKRTAFLPQRDPDAQGRRRPRAPGRALLTAA
- a CDS encoding heme-degrading domain-containing protein, which codes for MNPTAPTISELIAQERRLTLPHFGYDDAYALGGLLVALARERHAPVAIDIRRGAQQLFHAALPGSSADNDAWIDRKRRVVERYGESSYLVGTRFRAKGTTFDEASRLDPDVYAAHGGSFPIAVEGAGVIGSVTVSGLPQAEDHALVVEALEQFASRIGG
- a CDS encoding fumarylacetoacetate hydrolase family protein yields the protein MKLLRVGTAGAERPALLDEDGTLRDLSGVVPDIDSALLADEDALARVRAAAAAPDGLPALDAEGLRVGPPLARIGKIVCIGLNYHDHATETGAAIPDEPILFFKAPDTVVGPEDTVLVPRGSVKTDWEVELAVVIGRTARYLETAEEGLAHVAGYAVAHDVSEREFQIERGGTWDKGKNCETFNPLGPWLVTADEVPDPQALPLKLWVNGELRQDGTTADQIFPVGEVVRYLSRFMTLYPGDVINTGTPAGVAMGQPEPKPYLRAGDVVELEIDGLGRQRQELKDA
- a CDS encoding YidC/Oxa1 family membrane protein insertase, whose product is MSAFMSAFASLVGALADLLHPLFQNASTAAAIVLFTALVRLAVHPLSRAAARGQKAQRRLQPQIAELRKKHGKDREKMQKALMELHREEKVSPFSGCLPSLLQMPAFFLLYHLFSSQKIGGKANELLGHQLFDAPLGERWHDALAHGGMFGAQGLVYLGLFAIVAAVATFNYGRTKRQMAANPVTPATGPDGQPMPGMGAMNKLMPLMSFFTLFTVAFVPLAAALYVVTSTTWTAIERAFLYRDMPAPGAAVATAA